A single region of the Brassica rapa cultivar Chiifu-401-42 chromosome A03, CAAS_Brap_v3.01, whole genome shotgun sequence genome encodes:
- the LOC103859346 gene encoding protein FLOWERING LOCUS D isoform X1, translating to MNPPDNNQDNAPSTPHSQLPTPPPQSNSNPNPDPTSISISNPSFEQMVSFSAPKKRRRGRSQRSTSSFHTLPNPGGLLPNIDAAPRSTNPGIGDEIITINKDATTEALLALTAGFPADSLTEEEIDFGVVPVVGGIEQVNYILIRNHIISKWRENISSWIAKESFLDSIPNHCISLLDSAYDYLVLHGYINFGISQAVKEKVPPTQQQQSKPSVVIVGAGLSGLAAARQLLRFGFKVTVLEGRKRPGGRVYTKRMEGNRVEAAADLGGSVLTGTLGNPLGIIARQLGCSLYKVRDKCPLYRVDGKPVDPDLDMKVEGAFNRLLDKASKLRQLMGDVSMDVSLGAALETFRQVYGDATEEMSLFNWHLANLEYANAGLVSKLSLAFWDQDDPYDMGGDHCFLPGGNGRLVHALAENVPILYEKTVQTIRYGADGVKVTAGHQVYEGDMVLCTVPLGVLKNGSIKFVPELPQRKLDCIKRLGFGLLNKVAMLFPFVFWGTDLDTFGHLTEDPANRGEFFLFYSYAQVAGGPLLIALVAGEAAHKFETMPPTDAVTRVLQILRGMYEPQGINVPDPIQTVCTRWGGDPFSFGSYSNVAVGASGDDYDILAESVGDGRLFFAGEATTRRYPATMHGAFVTGLREAANMAQSAKSRGIRKRIDRNPSKNPHACATLLADLFRDPDLEFGSFSIIFSRRNPDPKSPAILRVTLSEPCKRNEDPVADQYSNKILFQQLQSHFNQQQQIQVYTLLTRQQALYLREVRGGDEKRLYYLCETLGVKLVGRKGLGIGADSVIASIKAERTGRKPALSSSGTKSGMLKVKSSALKRKLIRRIKGPVPLNQNNNGDSETVKHESLGNGKASMQATIAEAIGSSNTQEESKWLSTGVASSSGGSLHGETMKR from the exons ATGAATCCACCGGATAACAACCAAGACAATGCTCCGTCTACACCCCACTCTCAGCTCCCCACTCCTCCTCCACAATCAAACTCAAATCCCAACCCAGACCCAACCTCAATCTCAATCTCCAACCCTAGCTTCGAGCAAATGGTCTCCTTCTCCGCTCCCAAGAAGCGAAGAAGAGGCCGATCTCAGCGCTCAACGTCGTCGTTTCACACTCTCCCCAACCCCGGAGGACTCCTCCCCAACATAGACGCCGCCCCGAGATCAACAAACCCAGGGATAGGCGACGAGATCATCACGATCAACAAGGACGCCACCACGGAGGCTCTCCTCGCTCTCACGGCCGGCTTCCCCGCCGATTCCCTCACCGAGGAGGAGATCGACTTCGGCGTGGTCCCCGTCGTCGGAGGAATCGAACAAGTCAACTACATTTTAATCAGAAACCATATCATATCCAAATGGAGAGAGAATATCTCCAGCTGGATCGCGAAGGAATCTTTTCTAGATTCGATTCCTAACCACTGCATAAGTCTGTTAGACTCTGCTTACGACTACTTGGTTCTACACGGTTACATCAACTTCGGTATATCCCAGGCGGTTAAAGAAAAGGTTCCTCCTACTCAGCAGCAGCAAAGCAAGCCTAGTGTGGTTATAGTGGGAGCTGGTTTGTCCGGTTTAGCCGCGGCGAGGCAGTTACTGAGGTTCGGGTTTAAAGTAACCGTTTTGGAAGGTAGGAAGCGGCCTGGCGGGAGGGTTTATACTAAGAGGATGGAAGGGAATAGAGTGGAGGCGGCGGCGGATTTGGGAGGGAGTGTTTTGACCGGGACGTTAGGGAATCCGTTAGGGATTATAGCGAGGCAGTTAGGTTGTTCTCTTTATAAAGTAAGAGATAAGTGTCCTCTTTATAGAGTTGATGGTAAACCGGTTGATCCGGATTTGGATATGAAGGTGGAAGGGGCTTTTAACCGGCTTTTGGATAAGGCTAGTAAGCTTAGGCAGCTGATGGGTGATGTTTCGATGGATGTGTCGCTCGGTGCGGCGCTGGAGACGTTCAGGCAGGTTTATGGGGATGCTACTGAGGAGATGAGTTTGTTTAATTGGCATCTTGCTAACTTGGAGTACGCGAATGCGGGTTTGGTGTCTAAGCTCTCTCTTGCGTTCTGGGACCAAGATGATCCTTACGATATGGGTGGGGATCATTGCTTTTTGCCTGGAGGGAATGGGAGGCTGGTTCATGCTTTGGCGGAGAATGTACCGATCTTGTATGAGAAGACTGTTCAGACGATCAGATACGGTGCGGATGGTGTGAAGGTAACCGCTGGACATCAAGTGTATGAAGGTGATATGGTGCTGTGTACAGTTCCCCTTGGTGTTCTGAAGAACGGATCCATCAAATTTGTGCCGGAGTTGCCTCAGAGGAAGCTTGATTGTATAAAGAGGCTAGGTTTTGGGTTGTTGAATAAAGTTGCGATGCTGTTTCCGTTTGTGTTTTGGGGCACGGATCTCGATACCTTTGGACATCTTACGGAGGATCCAGCCAATAGAGGTGAGTTCTTCCTCTTCTATAGCTATGCACAAGTGGCAGGTGGTCCACTACTGATCGCGTTGGTTGCGGGAGAAGCTGCTCATAAGTTTGAGACAATGCCACCCACTGATGCAGTGACTCGTGTTCTTCAGATTCTTAGGG GTATGTATGAGCCACAAGGAATAAATGTTCCTGACCCAATTCAAACGGTCTGCACCAGGTGGGGAGGTGATCCATTCAGCTTCGGATCTTACTCCAACGTTGCAGTGGGAGCTTCAGGTGATGATTACGACATATTAGCAGAAAGTGTTGGAGACGGGAGGCTTTTCTTTGCCGGTGAAGCCACAACAAGGAGGTATCCTGCAACCATGCATGGAGCTTTCGTTACCGGTCTGAGAGAAGCTGCTAACATGGCTCAATCCGCAAAGTCCCGAGGCATAAGGAAGAGAATCGATAGGAACCCTTCAAAGAACCCTCACGCTTGCGCTACCCTTCTTGCGGATTTGTTCAGAGACCCTGATCTGGAGTTTGGGAGTTTCTCCATAATCTTTAGTCGGAGAAATCCAGACCCAAAGTCTCCTGCAATTTTGAGGGTAACGCTGAGCGAGCCTTGTAAGAGGAATGAAGATCCAGTCGCGGATCAGTACTCGAACAAGATACTGTTTCAGCAGCTTCAGTCTCATTTCAATCAGCAGCAACAGATTCAGGTGTATACGTTGTTGACTAGACAGCAGGCTCTTTATTTGAGAGAAGTCAGAGGTGGTGATGAAAAGAGGCTTTACTATCTATGTGAGACACTCGGAGTGAAGCTTGTGGGAAGAAAAGGTTTAGGAATCGGAGCCGATTCCGTTATCGCTTCTATTAAAGCTGAGCGAACCGGTCGCAAGCCAGCATTGTCATCTTCAGGCACAAAATCTG GTATGTTAAAGGTTAAATCGAGTGCATTGAAGCGGAAGCTGATCAG AAGGATTAAAGGACCGGTGCCACTGAATCAAAACAACAATGGTGACTCGGAGACTGTGAAACATGAATCTTTAGGTAATGGCAAAGCCTCTATGCAAGCGACAATAGCAGAGGCCATAGGAAGCAGCAACACGCAAGAGGAAAGCAAATGGTTGAGCACAGGAGTTGCATCAAGTTCTG GTGGTTCCTTACATGGAGAGACGATGAAAAGATGA
- the LOC103859346 gene encoding protein FLOWERING LOCUS D isoform X2, producing the protein MNPPDNNQDNAPSTPHSQLPTPPPQSNSNPNPDPTSISISNPSFEQMVSFSAPKKRRRGRSQRSTSSFHTLPNPGGLLPNIDAAPRSTNPGIGDEIITINKDATTEALLALTAGFPADSLTEEEIDFGVVPVVGGIEQVNYILIRNHIISKWRENISSWIAKESFLDSIPNHCISLLDSAYDYLVLHGYINFGISQAVKEKVPPTQQQQSKPSVVIVGAGLSGLAAARQLLRFGFKVTVLEGRKRPGGRVYTKRMEGNRVEAAADLGGSVLTGTLGNPLGIIARQLGCSLYKVRDKCPLYRVDGKPVDPDLDMKVEGAFNRLLDKASKLRQLMGDVSMDVSLGAALETFRQVYGDATEEMSLFNWHLANLEYANAGLVSKLSLAFWDQDDPYDMGGDHCFLPGGNGRLVHALAENVPILYEKTVQTIRYGADGVKVTAGHQVYEGDMVLCTVPLGVLKNGSIKFVPELPQRKLDCIKRLGFGLLNKVAMLFPFVFWGTDLDTFGHLTEDPANRGEFFLFYSYAQVAGGPLLIALVAGEAAHKFETMPPTDAVTRVLQILRGMYEPQGINVPDPIQTVCTRWGGDPFSFGSYSNVAVGASGDDYDILAESVGDGRLFFAGEATTRRYPATMHGAFVTGLREAANMAQSAKSRGIRKRIDRNPSKNPHACATLLADLFRDPDLEFGSFSIIFSRRNPDPKSPAILRVTLSEPCKRNEDPVADQYSNKILFQQLQSHFNQQQQIQVYTLLTRQQALYLREVRGGDEKRLYYLCETLGVKLVGRKGLGIGADSVIASIKAERTGRKPALSSSGTKSGMLKVKSSALKRKLIRIKGPVPLNQNNNGDSETVKHESLGNGKASMQATIAEAIGSSNTQEESKWLSTGVASSSGGSLHGETMKR; encoded by the exons ATGAATCCACCGGATAACAACCAAGACAATGCTCCGTCTACACCCCACTCTCAGCTCCCCACTCCTCCTCCACAATCAAACTCAAATCCCAACCCAGACCCAACCTCAATCTCAATCTCCAACCCTAGCTTCGAGCAAATGGTCTCCTTCTCCGCTCCCAAGAAGCGAAGAAGAGGCCGATCTCAGCGCTCAACGTCGTCGTTTCACACTCTCCCCAACCCCGGAGGACTCCTCCCCAACATAGACGCCGCCCCGAGATCAACAAACCCAGGGATAGGCGACGAGATCATCACGATCAACAAGGACGCCACCACGGAGGCTCTCCTCGCTCTCACGGCCGGCTTCCCCGCCGATTCCCTCACCGAGGAGGAGATCGACTTCGGCGTGGTCCCCGTCGTCGGAGGAATCGAACAAGTCAACTACATTTTAATCAGAAACCATATCATATCCAAATGGAGAGAGAATATCTCCAGCTGGATCGCGAAGGAATCTTTTCTAGATTCGATTCCTAACCACTGCATAAGTCTGTTAGACTCTGCTTACGACTACTTGGTTCTACACGGTTACATCAACTTCGGTATATCCCAGGCGGTTAAAGAAAAGGTTCCTCCTACTCAGCAGCAGCAAAGCAAGCCTAGTGTGGTTATAGTGGGAGCTGGTTTGTCCGGTTTAGCCGCGGCGAGGCAGTTACTGAGGTTCGGGTTTAAAGTAACCGTTTTGGAAGGTAGGAAGCGGCCTGGCGGGAGGGTTTATACTAAGAGGATGGAAGGGAATAGAGTGGAGGCGGCGGCGGATTTGGGAGGGAGTGTTTTGACCGGGACGTTAGGGAATCCGTTAGGGATTATAGCGAGGCAGTTAGGTTGTTCTCTTTATAAAGTAAGAGATAAGTGTCCTCTTTATAGAGTTGATGGTAAACCGGTTGATCCGGATTTGGATATGAAGGTGGAAGGGGCTTTTAACCGGCTTTTGGATAAGGCTAGTAAGCTTAGGCAGCTGATGGGTGATGTTTCGATGGATGTGTCGCTCGGTGCGGCGCTGGAGACGTTCAGGCAGGTTTATGGGGATGCTACTGAGGAGATGAGTTTGTTTAATTGGCATCTTGCTAACTTGGAGTACGCGAATGCGGGTTTGGTGTCTAAGCTCTCTCTTGCGTTCTGGGACCAAGATGATCCTTACGATATGGGTGGGGATCATTGCTTTTTGCCTGGAGGGAATGGGAGGCTGGTTCATGCTTTGGCGGAGAATGTACCGATCTTGTATGAGAAGACTGTTCAGACGATCAGATACGGTGCGGATGGTGTGAAGGTAACCGCTGGACATCAAGTGTATGAAGGTGATATGGTGCTGTGTACAGTTCCCCTTGGTGTTCTGAAGAACGGATCCATCAAATTTGTGCCGGAGTTGCCTCAGAGGAAGCTTGATTGTATAAAGAGGCTAGGTTTTGGGTTGTTGAATAAAGTTGCGATGCTGTTTCCGTTTGTGTTTTGGGGCACGGATCTCGATACCTTTGGACATCTTACGGAGGATCCAGCCAATAGAGGTGAGTTCTTCCTCTTCTATAGCTATGCACAAGTGGCAGGTGGTCCACTACTGATCGCGTTGGTTGCGGGAGAAGCTGCTCATAAGTTTGAGACAATGCCACCCACTGATGCAGTGACTCGTGTTCTTCAGATTCTTAGGG GTATGTATGAGCCACAAGGAATAAATGTTCCTGACCCAATTCAAACGGTCTGCACCAGGTGGGGAGGTGATCCATTCAGCTTCGGATCTTACTCCAACGTTGCAGTGGGAGCTTCAGGTGATGATTACGACATATTAGCAGAAAGTGTTGGAGACGGGAGGCTTTTCTTTGCCGGTGAAGCCACAACAAGGAGGTATCCTGCAACCATGCATGGAGCTTTCGTTACCGGTCTGAGAGAAGCTGCTAACATGGCTCAATCCGCAAAGTCCCGAGGCATAAGGAAGAGAATCGATAGGAACCCTTCAAAGAACCCTCACGCTTGCGCTACCCTTCTTGCGGATTTGTTCAGAGACCCTGATCTGGAGTTTGGGAGTTTCTCCATAATCTTTAGTCGGAGAAATCCAGACCCAAAGTCTCCTGCAATTTTGAGGGTAACGCTGAGCGAGCCTTGTAAGAGGAATGAAGATCCAGTCGCGGATCAGTACTCGAACAAGATACTGTTTCAGCAGCTTCAGTCTCATTTCAATCAGCAGCAACAGATTCAGGTGTATACGTTGTTGACTAGACAGCAGGCTCTTTATTTGAGAGAAGTCAGAGGTGGTGATGAAAAGAGGCTTTACTATCTATGTGAGACACTCGGAGTGAAGCTTGTGGGAAGAAAAGGTTTAGGAATCGGAGCCGATTCCGTTATCGCTTCTATTAAAGCTGAGCGAACCGGTCGCAAGCCAGCATTGTCATCTTCAGGCACAAAATCTG GTATGTTAAAGGTTAAATCGAGTGCATTGAAGCGGAAGCTGATCAG GATTAAAGGACCGGTGCCACTGAATCAAAACAACAATGGTGACTCGGAGACTGTGAAACATGAATCTTTAGGTAATGGCAAAGCCTCTATGCAAGCGACAATAGCAGAGGCCATAGGAAGCAGCAACACGCAAGAGGAAAGCAAATGGTTGAGCACAGGAGTTGCATCAAGTTCTG GTGGTTCCTTACATGGAGAGACGATGAAAAGATGA
- the LOC103859345 gene encoding uncharacterized protein LOC103859345 gives MSSSLLRFGISRPSSSSSSYKNLVSSHSFGLATSSLSWANNTPHHTKLKQKQKLCVKGSAQEIPQTLEEDSKFVPLDPQDPVFGPPVLLLLGFQIHEAQKIQELLKELDGEFMKIMFCTEDMIPRSLWEAVNTRQTDLKRVKIAESLPRICFLSGLTGEEMMMFIDAFPESGLEPAVFAAMVPNSADKPISELMDEIMGDHELLTGSGSS, from the exons ATGTCGTCTTCTTTGCTGCGGTTTGGAATCTCAAggccgtcttcttcttcttcttcttataagAACTTAGTAAGCTCTCACTCCTTTGGGCTCGCTACGTCTTCTTTGTCATGGGCAAACAACACACCTCACCACACAAAGCTCAAGCAAAAGCAAAAGCTTTGTGTTAAAGGTTCAGCTCAAGAGATTCCACAGACACTAGAAGAAGATTCGAAGTTTGTACCTTTAGATCCTCAAGATCCTGTGTTCGGCCCTCCT GTTTTGCTGTTGCTTGGCTTTCAAATTCATGAAGCACAGAAG ATACAAGAGCTTCTTAAGGAACTCGATGGTGAATTCATGAAG ATTATGTTCTGTACAGAAGATATGATCCCACGTTCGTTATGGGAAGCAGTTAACACAAGACAGACTGACCTGAAGAGAGTTAAA ATTGCGGAGTCGCTGCCACGGATATGCTTCTTATCTGGTTTGACAGGGGAAGAGATGATGATGTTCATTGATGCATTTCCAGAATCTG GGCTAGAACCAGCTGTGTTTGCAGCTATGGTTCCGAACAGCGCTGATAAACCCATCTCGGAGTTGATGGACGAAATCATGGGAGATCATGAGTTGTTG ACCGGGAGCGGTTCCAGCTGA
- the LOC103859344 gene encoding serine carboxypeptidase-like 49 produces the protein MEKLTFLLHIVVFIACAFPSSSSTLLNDRSFEISNLPSSRAEKLIRELNLFPKLDVNVIDVTDSTLASAEEEEVPSIVERSFRFPNIVSDGGATVEDLGHHAGYFKLPKSQGARMFYFFFESRTKKKDAPVVIWLTGGPGCSSELAMFYENGPFKIDKNMSLAWNEYGWDQVSNLLYVDQPVGTGFSYTTDKSDIRHDETGVSDDLYDFLQAFFAEHPTLANKDFYITGESYAGHYIPAFAARVHKGNRANEGVHVNLKGFAIGNGLTDPAIQYPAYPDYALEMGLITQAEHDRLEKIVPLCELSIKLCGTDGTTSCLASYLVCNTLFTGVMKHAGGVNHYDIRKKCEGSLCYDFSDMEKFLNLQSVRKSLGVGDIEFVSCSTSVYQAMLQDWMRNLEVGIPTLLEDGINLLVYAGEYDLICNWLGNSRWVNAMEWSGKENFKASKEVPFLVDGKEAGKLKSYGQLSFLKVHDAGHMVPMDQPKAALEMLKGWMENSLTGVDAVTTSTTTEGEDLVAQM, from the exons ATGGAGAAACTAACTTTCCTCCTGCACATCGTCGTCTTCATCGCTTGCGCatttccatcttcttcttccactctcTTGAACGATCGGAGCTTCGAGATATCGAACTTACCGTCATCGCGCGCGGAGAAGCTGATCCGAGAGCTAAACCTCTTCCCGAAGCTCGACGTCAACGTGATCGATGTCACCGATTCGACTCTCGCTTCCGCGGAGGAAGAGGAGGTGCCTTCGATTGTTGAACGGAGCTTCAGATTCCCGAATATAGTCTCCGACGGAGGCGCCACCGTCGAGGATTTAGGTCATCATGCCGGTTACTTCAAGCTCCCGAAATCTCAGGGCGCAAG gATGTTTTACTTCTTCTTTGAGTCGCGCACGAAGAAGAAGGATGCTCCTGTTGTGATTTGGTTGACGGGAGGGCCTGGATGTAGCAGTGAATTGGCTATGTTCTATGAGAACGGTCCTTTCAAGATTGATAAGAACATGTCTCTTGCTTGGAATGAGTATGGATGGGATCAG GTTTCCAATCTACTGTATGTTGACCAGCCTGTTGGAACTGGTTTCAGCTACACCACAGACAAAAGTGATATCCGTCATGATGAAACTGGAGTCAGTGATGATCTGTATGATTTTCTGCAG GCATTCTTTGCGGAGCACCCTACGCTGGCAAACAAAGACTTTTACATAACGGGAGAGTCATATGCTGGGCACTACATTCCGGCGTTTGCTGCCAGAGTCCATAAAGGAAACAGGGCTAATGAGGGAGTTCATGTTAACCTTAAG GGATTCGCCATTGGAAATGGGCTTACAGATCCTGCAATCCAATACCCAGCCTATCCTGACTATGCTTTGGAAATGGGTTTGATTACACAAGCAGAGCATGATCGTTTAGAAAAGATTGTCCCACTGTGCGAATTATCCATAAAACTTTGTG GAACTGATGGAACAACTTCTTGTTTGGCGTCATATCTTGTTTGCAACACCTTGTTCACTGGTGTAATGAAACATGCTGGTGGAGTAAAC CATTACGACATCAGGAAGAAGTGCGAGGGAAGTTTGTGCTACGACTTCTCAGACATGGAGAAATTCTTGAACCTGCAATCGGTGAGAAAGTCGCTTGGTGTTGGGGACATAGAGTTCGTCTCCTGTAGTACAAGTGTCTATCAGGCAATGCTACAAGACTGGATGAGGAATCTCGAGGTTGGGATTCCTACGCTCTTGGAAGATGGAATCAACCTTCTTGTGTACGCAGGAGAATATGATCTTATCTGCAACTGGCTCG GTAACTCGAGGTGGGTGAATGCAATGGAGTGGTCAGGGAAAGAGAACTTTAAGGCGAGTAAGGAAGTACCTTTTTTGGTTGATGGTAAAGAAGCAGGCAAGTTAAAGAGTTATGGACAACTCAGTTTCCTCAAG GTGCACGATGCGGGGCACATGGTTCCAATGGACCAGCCAAAAGCTGCGCTGGAAATGTTGAAGGGATGGATGGAGAATTCGCTTACTGGAGTAGATGCTGTGACTACTAGTACCACTACAGAAGGAGAGGATTTGGTTGCTCAGATGTGA